A portion of the Bradysia coprophila strain Holo2 unplaced genomic scaffold, BU_Bcop_v1 contig_297, whole genome shotgun sequence genome contains these proteins:
- the LOC119079152 gene encoding esterase FE4-like isoform X4, producing the protein MLSRKCFVAITVLAFATTVLSDDTQSDQQYVTVKTESGEVRGCTEFTLLEKRQYYAFKGIPYAKPTVGPLRFKAPQKVDSWTGVLNATEYGHSCLQISDNNTLTGEEDCLTLNIFTPNVNPTEKLPVIFYIHGGGLINGGSNVQGPGFLLEEDVVFVTINYRLGPFGFMSLGTPDYPGNAGFKDQLLALKWVNDNIHHFGGDRNVITLHGHSSGSHSVNLHVLSPASRGLFRRAIGGSGSALNPWAFTSQNHTKIVLEWMEKPNASLDEIIKWLNTADREQFLKATYSPADTPKRSLMATWTAVIENEEWENTFLTKSPGRYYREEPSDVDIMFGYSVLETIGVQYEDSLKPFEVQLPLIGLNYTFDSDKYRVYVEEIRKFYFGDHPIDKDHLAESYRLMDDVLFVYGIDQTIKAQARRSTGRTYYYEFATVLGLNAFRDYTNATALGFSGATHVEDMLYLFNTKIWAPETLYDGLRLDSPEARFIRFLRTFVLNFVKSGNPTPNDKPAAVRPIGGDVINYVRIEADRLVPGVSPRRQSIQFWDEFFAKHPDVFDVEWL; encoded by the exons ATGTTATCGCGGAAATGTTTTGTGGCGATAACTGTATTAGCGTTCGCAACGACAGTGTTAAGTGATGATACACAGTCAGATCAACAGTACGTTACAGTGAAAACTGAAAGTGGTGAAGTGAGAGGTTGTACGGAGTTTACATTGCTGGAAAAACGGCAATATTATGCATTCAAAGGAATTCCATACGCCAAGCCAACAGTTGGCCCATTGAGATTTAAG GCACCACAAAAAGTCGATTCATGGACGGGTGTCTTGAATGCGACCGAATATGGACATTCATGTTTACAAATATCCGATAACAACACTCTGACTGGAGAAGAAGATTGTCTAacgttaaatattttcacgccGAATGTCAATCCCACCGAAAAATTGCCAGTGATTTTCTATATTCATGGCGGAGGGCTCATAAATGGCGGATCCAATGTGCAAGGACCGGGATTTCTGCTTGAGGAGGATGTGGTTTTTGTGACTATCAATTACCGATTAGGTCCATTCGGTTTCATGTCATTGGGTACACCTGACTATCCCGGTAATGCAGGATTTAAAGACCAACTTTTGGCTTTGAAATGGGTCAACGATAACATTCACCACTTCGGTGGTGATCGAAATGTGATCACACTGCACGGTCATAGTTCCGGTAGTCATTCAGTCAATCTTCATGTTTTATCACCAGCATCTCGTGGACTATTCCGGCGAGCAATTGGTGGTAGCGGGTCTGCACTGAATCCGTGGGCATTCACTAGTCAAAACCACACCAAAATTGTCCTTGAATGGATGGAAAAGCCAAACGCAAGTCTAGATGAAATCATCAAATGGCTCAACACTGCCGACAGGGAACAGTTTCTGAAAGCAACATATTCACCGGCTGACACACCCAAGAGGTCACTAATGGCAACATGGACTGCGGTCATAGAAAATGAAGAATGGGAAAATACTTTTCTCACAAAATCCCCGGGGAGATACTATCGAGAAGAGCCCAGCGATGTTGACATAATGTTTGGCTACAGTGTATTG GAAACTATTGGTGTGCAATATGAAGATTCACTCAAACCTTTCGAAGTACAACTACCACTGATTGGACTGAATTATACTTTCGATTCTGATAAGTACCGAGTGTACGTAGaggaaattcgaaaattctaTTTCGGCGATCACCCCATCGACAAAGACCATCTTGCCGAATCTTATAGGCTCATGGATGATGTGTTATTTGTCTATGGAATCGATCAAACTATTAAAGCTCAAGCTAGACGATCGACTGGACGAACATATTACTATGA ATTTGCAACCGTTCTCGGACTAAATGCTTTTCGAGACTACACAAACGCTACAGCATTAGGATTTTCAGGTGCCACCCATGTAGAAGATATGCTTTACCTGTTTAATACCAAAATATGGGCACCAGAAACTCTCTATGACGGACTTCGTTTGGATTCGCCTGAAGCACGATTCATTAGGTTTTTGAGAACATTCGTattgaatttcgttaaatcaGG AAATCCAACACCAAATGATAAACCGGCTGCAGTTAGGCCAATCGGAGGTGATGTCATCAATTACGTTAGGATAGAAGCTGATCGATTAGTACCCGGCGTTAGTCCACGGAGACAGTCTATACAGTTTTGGGATGAATTCTTCGCAAAACACCCAGACGTTTTCGATGTGGAATGGTTGTGA